One genomic segment of Theobroma cacao cultivar B97-61/B2 chromosome 6, Criollo_cocoa_genome_V2, whole genome shotgun sequence includes these proteins:
- the LOC18595483 gene encoding uncharacterized protein LOC18595483 isoform X3 — MSYLNSKQTTNMGHGKSNNVDKIPTFSPQLQNTEEIGFQSLSNEAVCFAGLTGVETVDAPLNELSHFPSSHLGDMSLKGIDWMIHGSQLDSYQNFMVHPHVMNGTGYVPSQYSTLENIASNTGGLQMGMQGAKVYNSKPQSIGNFMSCGSRAPLLCGAQDGREMGSNNNLVDCVVQSDYPETLDGSFLTLGVGVNTESRSKANALSRDFIGKIDGAIKMQLNPSHVQSGYESSFSPDFRMAVALSDNQTYAGGFSSIEENAVGLSSLKHNLDGLHSIVQNAGESSNVSAFAGTVQNAGESSNVSAFAGPVQNVDSCSLSEYHLGVSDSTSSNFSLSTSQMLPMPQSHVSHPLLTPDDQKFCTGFANIDPFHGLSGVSPNIVHISSQSGLPPNQSFLGLPGGSPIVHGSSQFGLPPNEGFHSLCCESQIVHSSRQSGLPVQAQHRMAPWPSLSSYMTSKYATLASDQLQKCNMGSIPCFQWGTSVASPVLGNIESTSNQYQSAVWQHYPAHHGGANQTVENAPFSKRIEDQLFACDGGASQVSTTIPFSKNSGNKLSASDGTAAEVVSITPSFKNIGVQPSSTGQVISFSRESGPANLLAGPSRKRKAAQSPPATPQVQIKKTRSAKPSIRSSTLYRARDAPFVSPLPPVVSQGAPVPSLTQSTSTVPPVKLTARPLPPLAYKGPSLPSLSQVTPAYAPLTRTAPVPPSARMSHPPRIKWQDPELLQLSGHNCLLCKRDLSYAPEGPVFQPALPPPVAVLSCGHCFHDLCLERITPKDEADNPPCIPCVISES; from the exons ATGTCTTACCTAAATTCGAAACAGACTACAAATATGGGACATGGAAAGTCGAACAATGTAGATAAGATACCCACCTTCAGTCCCCAATTACAAAACACTGAAGAAATTGGATTCCAAAGTTTGAGTAATGAAGCGGTCTGCTTTGCTGGGCTAACTGGTGTTGAAACTGTTGATGCACCCTTAAATGAGTTATCACACTTTCCTTCTTCTCATTTGGGAGACATGTCATTAAAGGGTATTGATTGGATGATTCATGGCTCCCAACTTGACAGCTATCAAAATTTCATGGTTCACCCTCATGTTATGAACGGGACTGGATATGTGCCTTCCCAATATTCAACTCTTGAAAATATAGCCTCTAATACTGGAGGTTTACAAATGGGCATGCAAGGTGCCAAAGTGTACAATAGTAAGCCCCAATCAATTGGAAACTTCATGAGCTGTGGAAGCAGGGCACCTTTGTTATGTGGTGCTCAAGATGGTAGGGAAATGGGGAGTAATAACAATTTGGTGGACTGTGTGGTTCAATCTGATTACCCAGAAACACTAGATGGGAGTTTTCTGACTCTAGGAGTTGGAGTTAATACAGAGTCCAGGTCAAAAGCTAATGCTTTGAGCAGAGATTTCATTGGTAAAATAGATGGGGCTATAAAAATGCAGTTAAATCCATCCCATGTGCAAAGTGGTTATGAAAGTTCATTCTCTCCTGATTTTAGAATGGCAGTTGCTCTATCTGATAATCAAACCTATGCTGGTGGATTTTCTAGCATAGAAGAGAACGCAGTTGGATTATCCTCTCTAAAGCATAATTTAGATGGACTTCACAGCATAGTGCAGAATGCAGGTGAATCATCCAATGTGAGTGCATTTGCTGGTACAGTGCAGAATGCAGGTGAATCATCTAATGTGAGTGCATTTGCTGGTCCAGTGCAGAATGTAGACAGTTGCTCCCTTTCGGAATATCATCTTGGAGTTTCTGATAGTACTAGCTCCAACTTTAGTTTAAGTACATCGCAAATGTTACCAATGCCCCAAAGCCACGTTTCACATCCTCTTCTTACACCAGATGATCAGAAATTTTGTACTGGATTTGCAAATATTGATCCATTTCATGGTCTTTCTGGTGTATCTCCAAACATAGTGCATATTAGCAGCCAATCTGGACTGCCTCCTAATCAAAGCTTTCTTGGTCTTCCTGGTGGATCTCCAATAGTGCATGGTAGTAGCCAATTTGGACTGCCTCCTAATGAAGGGTTTCATAGTCTTTGTTGTGAATCACAAATAGTGCATAGTAGCAGGCAATCTGGACTGCCTGTTCAAGCACAGCACAGAATGGCTCCCTGGCCTTCATTGTCTTCTTACATGACAAGCAAATATGCTACATTGGCCTCTGATCAGCTACAAAAATGCAATATGGGAAGTATACCTTGCTTCCAGTGGGGTACATCTGTGGCTTCTCCTGTTCTTGGAAACATTGAAAGCACCAGCAACCAGTATCAGTCAG CTGTATGGCAACATTATCCAGCTCACCACGGTGGTGCTAATCAAACTGTGGAAAATGCCCCATTTTCAAAGAGGATAGAAG ATCAGCTTTTTGCCTGTGATGGAGGTGCTTCTCAAGTTTCCACCACCATTCCATTTTCCAAGAATTCTGGTA ATAAGCTTTCTGCTAGTGATGGAACTGCTGCTGAAGTTGTTAGCATTACTCCATCTTTTAAGAATATTGGGGTTCAACCATCAA GTACAGGTCaagtaatttcattttcaagggAAAGTGGACCTGCTAACCTTCTTGCTGGACCATCTCGCAAGAGGAAAGCAGCCCAATCCCCTCCAGCTACTCCTCAGGTTCAAATAAAGAAGACTAGATCAGCAAAGCCTTCCATTCGTTCATCTACCTTATACAGGGCCCGAGATGCTCCTTTTGTTTCTCCTCTCCCACCAGTAGTATCCCAAGGTGCACCTGTTCCATCACTAACTCAATCCACATCTACTGTTCCACCTGTAAAACTGACTGCTCGTCCTCTCCCACCTTTAGCTTATAAAGGTCCTTCTCTCCCATCATTGTCCCAGGTCACTCCTGCTTATGCGCCACTGACACGGACTGCTCCTGTCCCTCCCTCAGCTAGGATGTCTCATCCTCCCCGTATAAAATGGCAAG ATCCAGAACTTCTTCAACTAAGTGGACATAATTGTTTGTTGTGCAAGAGGGATCTTTCATACGCACCAGAAGGCCCTGTTTTCCAGCCAGCTCTTCCACCTCCTGTTGCTGTTTTGTCATGTGGTCACTGCTTTCACGATCTCTGCTTGGAGCGAATCACCCCTAAAGATGAAGCTGATAACCCACCTTGCATTCCTTGTGTGATCAGTGAGAGCTAA
- the LOC18595483 gene encoding uncharacterized protein LOC18595483 isoform X4, which yields MSYLNSKQTTNMGHGKSNNVDKIPTFSPQLQNTEEIGFQSLSNEAVCFAGLTGVETVDAPLNELSHFPSSHLGDMSLKGIDWMIHGSQLDSYQNFMVHPHVMNGTGYVPSQYSTLENIASNTGGLQMGMQGAKVYNSKPQSIGNFMSCGSRAPLLCGAQDGREMGSNNNLVDCVVQSDYPETLDGSFLTLGVGVNTESRSKANALSRDFIGKIDGAIKMQLNPSHVQSGYESSFSPDFRMAVALSDNQTYAGGFSSIEENAVGLSSLKHNLDGLHSIVQNAGESSNVSAFAGTVQNAGESSNVSAFAGPVQNVDSCSLSEYHLGVSDSTSSNFSLSTSQMLPMPQSHVSHPLLTPDDQKFCTGFANIDPFHGLSGVSPNIVHISSQSGLPPNQSFLGLPGGSPIVHGSSQFGLPPNEGFHSLCCESQIVHSSRQSGLPVQAQHRMAPWPSLSSYMTSKYATLASDQLQKCNMGSIPCFQWGTSVASPVLGNIESTSNQYQSAVWQHYPAHHGGANQTVENAPFSKRIEDQLFACDGGASQVSTTIPFSKNSDKLSASDGTAAEVVSITPSFKNIGVQPSSTGQVISFSRESGPANLLAGPSRKRKAAQSPPATPQVQIKKTRSAKPSIRSSTLYRARDAPFVSPLPPVVSQGAPVPSLTQSTSTVPPVKLTARPLPPLAYKGPSLPSLSQVTPAYAPLTRTAPVPPSARMSHPPRIKWQDPELLQLSGHNCLLCKRDLSYAPEGPVFQPALPPPVAVLSCGHCFHDLCLERITPKDEADNPPCIPCVISES from the exons ATGTCTTACCTAAATTCGAAACAGACTACAAATATGGGACATGGAAAGTCGAACAATGTAGATAAGATACCCACCTTCAGTCCCCAATTACAAAACACTGAAGAAATTGGATTCCAAAGTTTGAGTAATGAAGCGGTCTGCTTTGCTGGGCTAACTGGTGTTGAAACTGTTGATGCACCCTTAAATGAGTTATCACACTTTCCTTCTTCTCATTTGGGAGACATGTCATTAAAGGGTATTGATTGGATGATTCATGGCTCCCAACTTGACAGCTATCAAAATTTCATGGTTCACCCTCATGTTATGAACGGGACTGGATATGTGCCTTCCCAATATTCAACTCTTGAAAATATAGCCTCTAATACTGGAGGTTTACAAATGGGCATGCAAGGTGCCAAAGTGTACAATAGTAAGCCCCAATCAATTGGAAACTTCATGAGCTGTGGAAGCAGGGCACCTTTGTTATGTGGTGCTCAAGATGGTAGGGAAATGGGGAGTAATAACAATTTGGTGGACTGTGTGGTTCAATCTGATTACCCAGAAACACTAGATGGGAGTTTTCTGACTCTAGGAGTTGGAGTTAATACAGAGTCCAGGTCAAAAGCTAATGCTTTGAGCAGAGATTTCATTGGTAAAATAGATGGGGCTATAAAAATGCAGTTAAATCCATCCCATGTGCAAAGTGGTTATGAAAGTTCATTCTCTCCTGATTTTAGAATGGCAGTTGCTCTATCTGATAATCAAACCTATGCTGGTGGATTTTCTAGCATAGAAGAGAACGCAGTTGGATTATCCTCTCTAAAGCATAATTTAGATGGACTTCACAGCATAGTGCAGAATGCAGGTGAATCATCCAATGTGAGTGCATTTGCTGGTACAGTGCAGAATGCAGGTGAATCATCTAATGTGAGTGCATTTGCTGGTCCAGTGCAGAATGTAGACAGTTGCTCCCTTTCGGAATATCATCTTGGAGTTTCTGATAGTACTAGCTCCAACTTTAGTTTAAGTACATCGCAAATGTTACCAATGCCCCAAAGCCACGTTTCACATCCTCTTCTTACACCAGATGATCAGAAATTTTGTACTGGATTTGCAAATATTGATCCATTTCATGGTCTTTCTGGTGTATCTCCAAACATAGTGCATATTAGCAGCCAATCTGGACTGCCTCCTAATCAAAGCTTTCTTGGTCTTCCTGGTGGATCTCCAATAGTGCATGGTAGTAGCCAATTTGGACTGCCTCCTAATGAAGGGTTTCATAGTCTTTGTTGTGAATCACAAATAGTGCATAGTAGCAGGCAATCTGGACTGCCTGTTCAAGCACAGCACAGAATGGCTCCCTGGCCTTCATTGTCTTCTTACATGACAAGCAAATATGCTACATTGGCCTCTGATCAGCTACAAAAATGCAATATGGGAAGTATACCTTGCTTCCAGTGGGGTACATCTGTGGCTTCTCCTGTTCTTGGAAACATTGAAAGCACCAGCAACCAGTATCAGTCAG CTGTATGGCAACATTATCCAGCTCACCACGGTGGTGCTAATCAAACTGTGGAAAATGCCCCATTTTCAAAGAGGATAGAAG ATCAGCTTTTTGCCTGTGATGGAGGTGCTTCTCAAGTTTCCACCACCATTCCATTTTCCAAGAATTCTG ATAAGCTTTCTGCTAGTGATGGAACTGCTGCTGAAGTTGTTAGCATTACTCCATCTTTTAAGAATATTGGGGTTCAACCATCAA GTACAGGTCaagtaatttcattttcaagggAAAGTGGACCTGCTAACCTTCTTGCTGGACCATCTCGCAAGAGGAAAGCAGCCCAATCCCCTCCAGCTACTCCTCAGGTTCAAATAAAGAAGACTAGATCAGCAAAGCCTTCCATTCGTTCATCTACCTTATACAGGGCCCGAGATGCTCCTTTTGTTTCTCCTCTCCCACCAGTAGTATCCCAAGGTGCACCTGTTCCATCACTAACTCAATCCACATCTACTGTTCCACCTGTAAAACTGACTGCTCGTCCTCTCCCACCTTTAGCTTATAAAGGTCCTTCTCTCCCATCATTGTCCCAGGTCACTCCTGCTTATGCGCCACTGACACGGACTGCTCCTGTCCCTCCCTCAGCTAGGATGTCTCATCCTCCCCGTATAAAATGGCAAG ATCCAGAACTTCTTCAACTAAGTGGACATAATTGTTTGTTGTGCAAGAGGGATCTTTCATACGCACCAGAAGGCCCTGTTTTCCAGCCAGCTCTTCCACCTCCTGTTGCTGTTTTGTCATGTGGTCACTGCTTTCACGATCTCTGCTTGGAGCGAATCACCCCTAAAGATGAAGCTGATAACCCACCTTGCATTCCTTGTGTGATCAGTGAGAGCTAA
- the LOC18595483 gene encoding uncharacterized protein LOC18595483 isoform X2, whose protein sequence is MSYLNSKQTTNMGHGKSNNVDKIPTFSPQLQNTEEIGFQSLSNEAVCFAGLTGVETVDAPLNELSHFPSSHLGDMSLKGIDWMIHGSQLDSYQNFMVHPHVMNGTGYVPSQYSTLENIASNTGGLQMGMQGAKVYNSKPQSIGNFMSCGSRAPLLCGAQDGREMGSNNNLVDCVVQSDYPETLDGSFLTLGVGVNTESRSKANALSRDFIGKIDGAIKMQLNPSHVQSGYESSFSPDFRMAVALSDNQTYAGGFSSIEENAVGLSSLKHNLDGLHSIVQNAGESSNVSAFAGTVQNAGESSNVSAFAGPVQNVDSCSLSEYHLGVSDSTSSNFSLSTSQMLPMPQSHVSHPLLTPDDQKFCTGFANIDPFHGLSGVSPNIVHISSQSGLPPNQSFLGLPGGSPIVHGSSQFGLPPNEGFHSLCCESQIVHSSRQSGLPVQAQHRMAPWPSLSSYMTSKYATLASDQLQKCNMGSIPCFQWGTSVASPVLGNIESTSNQYQSAVWQHYPAHHGGANQTVENAPFSKRIEDCLTQIKFFPFGTAAFTRSNHVDQLFACDGGASQVSTTIPFSKNSDKLSASDGTAAEVVSITPSFKNIGVQPSSTGQVISFSRESGPANLLAGPSRKRKAAQSPPATPQVQIKKTRSAKPSIRSSTLYRARDAPFVSPLPPVVSQGAPVPSLTQSTSTVPPVKLTARPLPPLAYKGPSLPSLSQVTPAYAPLTRTAPVPPSARMSHPPRIKWQDPELLQLSGHNCLLCKRDLSYAPEGPVFQPALPPPVAVLSCGHCFHDLCLERITPKDEADNPPCIPCVISES, encoded by the exons ATGTCTTACCTAAATTCGAAACAGACTACAAATATGGGACATGGAAAGTCGAACAATGTAGATAAGATACCCACCTTCAGTCCCCAATTACAAAACACTGAAGAAATTGGATTCCAAAGTTTGAGTAATGAAGCGGTCTGCTTTGCTGGGCTAACTGGTGTTGAAACTGTTGATGCACCCTTAAATGAGTTATCACACTTTCCTTCTTCTCATTTGGGAGACATGTCATTAAAGGGTATTGATTGGATGATTCATGGCTCCCAACTTGACAGCTATCAAAATTTCATGGTTCACCCTCATGTTATGAACGGGACTGGATATGTGCCTTCCCAATATTCAACTCTTGAAAATATAGCCTCTAATACTGGAGGTTTACAAATGGGCATGCAAGGTGCCAAAGTGTACAATAGTAAGCCCCAATCAATTGGAAACTTCATGAGCTGTGGAAGCAGGGCACCTTTGTTATGTGGTGCTCAAGATGGTAGGGAAATGGGGAGTAATAACAATTTGGTGGACTGTGTGGTTCAATCTGATTACCCAGAAACACTAGATGGGAGTTTTCTGACTCTAGGAGTTGGAGTTAATACAGAGTCCAGGTCAAAAGCTAATGCTTTGAGCAGAGATTTCATTGGTAAAATAGATGGGGCTATAAAAATGCAGTTAAATCCATCCCATGTGCAAAGTGGTTATGAAAGTTCATTCTCTCCTGATTTTAGAATGGCAGTTGCTCTATCTGATAATCAAACCTATGCTGGTGGATTTTCTAGCATAGAAGAGAACGCAGTTGGATTATCCTCTCTAAAGCATAATTTAGATGGACTTCACAGCATAGTGCAGAATGCAGGTGAATCATCCAATGTGAGTGCATTTGCTGGTACAGTGCAGAATGCAGGTGAATCATCTAATGTGAGTGCATTTGCTGGTCCAGTGCAGAATGTAGACAGTTGCTCCCTTTCGGAATATCATCTTGGAGTTTCTGATAGTACTAGCTCCAACTTTAGTTTAAGTACATCGCAAATGTTACCAATGCCCCAAAGCCACGTTTCACATCCTCTTCTTACACCAGATGATCAGAAATTTTGTACTGGATTTGCAAATATTGATCCATTTCATGGTCTTTCTGGTGTATCTCCAAACATAGTGCATATTAGCAGCCAATCTGGACTGCCTCCTAATCAAAGCTTTCTTGGTCTTCCTGGTGGATCTCCAATAGTGCATGGTAGTAGCCAATTTGGACTGCCTCCTAATGAAGGGTTTCATAGTCTTTGTTGTGAATCACAAATAGTGCATAGTAGCAGGCAATCTGGACTGCCTGTTCAAGCACAGCACAGAATGGCTCCCTGGCCTTCATTGTCTTCTTACATGACAAGCAAATATGCTACATTGGCCTCTGATCAGCTACAAAAATGCAATATGGGAAGTATACCTTGCTTCCAGTGGGGTACATCTGTGGCTTCTCCTGTTCTTGGAAACATTGAAAGCACCAGCAACCAGTATCAGTCAG CTGTATGGCAACATTATCCAGCTCACCACGGTGGTGCTAATCAAACTGTGGAAAATGCCCCATTTTCAAAGAGGATAGAAG ATTGTCTgactcaaataaaatttttcccTTTTGGGACTGCTGCTTTCACGAGGTCAAATCATGTTG ATCAGCTTTTTGCCTGTGATGGAGGTGCTTCTCAAGTTTCCACCACCATTCCATTTTCCAAGAATTCTG ATAAGCTTTCTGCTAGTGATGGAACTGCTGCTGAAGTTGTTAGCATTACTCCATCTTTTAAGAATATTGGGGTTCAACCATCAA GTACAGGTCaagtaatttcattttcaagggAAAGTGGACCTGCTAACCTTCTTGCTGGACCATCTCGCAAGAGGAAAGCAGCCCAATCCCCTCCAGCTACTCCTCAGGTTCAAATAAAGAAGACTAGATCAGCAAAGCCTTCCATTCGTTCATCTACCTTATACAGGGCCCGAGATGCTCCTTTTGTTTCTCCTCTCCCACCAGTAGTATCCCAAGGTGCACCTGTTCCATCACTAACTCAATCCACATCTACTGTTCCACCTGTAAAACTGACTGCTCGTCCTCTCCCACCTTTAGCTTATAAAGGTCCTTCTCTCCCATCATTGTCCCAGGTCACTCCTGCTTATGCGCCACTGACACGGACTGCTCCTGTCCCTCCCTCAGCTAGGATGTCTCATCCTCCCCGTATAAAATGGCAAG ATCCAGAACTTCTTCAACTAAGTGGACATAATTGTTTGTTGTGCAAGAGGGATCTTTCATACGCACCAGAAGGCCCTGTTTTCCAGCCAGCTCTTCCACCTCCTGTTGCTGTTTTGTCATGTGGTCACTGCTTTCACGATCTCTGCTTGGAGCGAATCACCCCTAAAGATGAAGCTGATAACCCACCTTGCATTCCTTGTGTGATCAGTGAGAGCTAA
- the LOC18595483 gene encoding uncharacterized protein LOC18595483 isoform X6, whose protein sequence is MSYLNSKQTTNMGHGKSNNVDKIPTFSPQLQNTEEIGFQSLSNEAVCFAGLTGVETVDAPLNELSHFPSSHLGDMSLKGIDWMIHGSQLDSYQNFMVHPHVMNGTGYVPSQYSTLENIASNTGGLQMGMQGAKVYNSKPQSIGNFMSCGSRAPLLCGAQDGREMGSNNNLVDCVVQSDYPETLDGSFLTLGVGVNTESRSKANALSRDFIGKIDGAIKMQLNPSHVQSGYESSFSPDFRMAVALSDNQTYAGGFSSIEENAVGLSSLKHNLDGLHSIVQNAGESSNVSAFAGTVQNAGESSNVSAFAGPVQNVDSCSLSEYHLGVSDSTSSNFSLSTSQMLPMPQSHVSHPLLTPDDQKFCTGFANIDPFHGLSGVSPNIVHISSQSGLPPNQSFLGLPGGSPIVHGSSQFGLPPNEGFHSLCCESQIVHSSRQSGLPVQAQHRMAPWPSLSSYMTSKYATLASDQLQKCNMGSIPCFQWGTSVASPVLGNIESTSNQYQSDQLFACDGGASQVSTTIPFSKNSGNKLSASDGTAAEVVSITPSFKNIGVQPSSTGQVISFSRESGPANLLAGPSRKRKAAQSPPATPQVQIKKTRSAKPSIRSSTLYRARDAPFVSPLPPVVSQGAPVPSLTQSTSTVPPVKLTARPLPPLAYKGPSLPSLSQVTPAYAPLTRTAPVPPSARMSHPPRIKWQDPELLQLSGHNCLLCKRDLSYAPEGPVFQPALPPPVAVLSCGHCFHDLCLERITPKDEADNPPCIPCVISES, encoded by the exons ATGTCTTACCTAAATTCGAAACAGACTACAAATATGGGACATGGAAAGTCGAACAATGTAGATAAGATACCCACCTTCAGTCCCCAATTACAAAACACTGAAGAAATTGGATTCCAAAGTTTGAGTAATGAAGCGGTCTGCTTTGCTGGGCTAACTGGTGTTGAAACTGTTGATGCACCCTTAAATGAGTTATCACACTTTCCTTCTTCTCATTTGGGAGACATGTCATTAAAGGGTATTGATTGGATGATTCATGGCTCCCAACTTGACAGCTATCAAAATTTCATGGTTCACCCTCATGTTATGAACGGGACTGGATATGTGCCTTCCCAATATTCAACTCTTGAAAATATAGCCTCTAATACTGGAGGTTTACAAATGGGCATGCAAGGTGCCAAAGTGTACAATAGTAAGCCCCAATCAATTGGAAACTTCATGAGCTGTGGAAGCAGGGCACCTTTGTTATGTGGTGCTCAAGATGGTAGGGAAATGGGGAGTAATAACAATTTGGTGGACTGTGTGGTTCAATCTGATTACCCAGAAACACTAGATGGGAGTTTTCTGACTCTAGGAGTTGGAGTTAATACAGAGTCCAGGTCAAAAGCTAATGCTTTGAGCAGAGATTTCATTGGTAAAATAGATGGGGCTATAAAAATGCAGTTAAATCCATCCCATGTGCAAAGTGGTTATGAAAGTTCATTCTCTCCTGATTTTAGAATGGCAGTTGCTCTATCTGATAATCAAACCTATGCTGGTGGATTTTCTAGCATAGAAGAGAACGCAGTTGGATTATCCTCTCTAAAGCATAATTTAGATGGACTTCACAGCATAGTGCAGAATGCAGGTGAATCATCCAATGTGAGTGCATTTGCTGGTACAGTGCAGAATGCAGGTGAATCATCTAATGTGAGTGCATTTGCTGGTCCAGTGCAGAATGTAGACAGTTGCTCCCTTTCGGAATATCATCTTGGAGTTTCTGATAGTACTAGCTCCAACTTTAGTTTAAGTACATCGCAAATGTTACCAATGCCCCAAAGCCACGTTTCACATCCTCTTCTTACACCAGATGATCAGAAATTTTGTACTGGATTTGCAAATATTGATCCATTTCATGGTCTTTCTGGTGTATCTCCAAACATAGTGCATATTAGCAGCCAATCTGGACTGCCTCCTAATCAAAGCTTTCTTGGTCTTCCTGGTGGATCTCCAATAGTGCATGGTAGTAGCCAATTTGGACTGCCTCCTAATGAAGGGTTTCATAGTCTTTGTTGTGAATCACAAATAGTGCATAGTAGCAGGCAATCTGGACTGCCTGTTCAAGCACAGCACAGAATGGCTCCCTGGCCTTCATTGTCTTCTTACATGACAAGCAAATATGCTACATTGGCCTCTGATCAGCTACAAAAATGCAATATGGGAAGTATACCTTGCTTCCAGTGGGGTACATCTGTGGCTTCTCCTGTTCTTGGAAACATTGAAAGCACCAGCAACCAGTATCAGTCAG ATCAGCTTTTTGCCTGTGATGGAGGTGCTTCTCAAGTTTCCACCACCATTCCATTTTCCAAGAATTCTGGTA ATAAGCTTTCTGCTAGTGATGGAACTGCTGCTGAAGTTGTTAGCATTACTCCATCTTTTAAGAATATTGGGGTTCAACCATCAA GTACAGGTCaagtaatttcattttcaagggAAAGTGGACCTGCTAACCTTCTTGCTGGACCATCTCGCAAGAGGAAAGCAGCCCAATCCCCTCCAGCTACTCCTCAGGTTCAAATAAAGAAGACTAGATCAGCAAAGCCTTCCATTCGTTCATCTACCTTATACAGGGCCCGAGATGCTCCTTTTGTTTCTCCTCTCCCACCAGTAGTATCCCAAGGTGCACCTGTTCCATCACTAACTCAATCCACATCTACTGTTCCACCTGTAAAACTGACTGCTCGTCCTCTCCCACCTTTAGCTTATAAAGGTCCTTCTCTCCCATCATTGTCCCAGGTCACTCCTGCTTATGCGCCACTGACACGGACTGCTCCTGTCCCTCCCTCAGCTAGGATGTCTCATCCTCCCCGTATAAAATGGCAAG ATCCAGAACTTCTTCAACTAAGTGGACATAATTGTTTGTTGTGCAAGAGGGATCTTTCATACGCACCAGAAGGCCCTGTTTTCCAGCCAGCTCTTCCACCTCCTGTTGCTGTTTTGTCATGTGGTCACTGCTTTCACGATCTCTGCTTGGAGCGAATCACCCCTAAAGATGAAGCTGATAACCCACCTTGCATTCCTTGTGTGATCAGTGAGAGCTAA